One region of Bacillus pumilus genomic DNA includes:
- a CDS encoding DUF2971 domain-containing protein encodes MTVEYEFLEQIFGPFISSKKKPREIYHYTDIHGFKGILENKAFWISHIDFLNDMNEIKYTLGLSREIMFSFCEKYGLSESETESIMRDYDMLITLYFEQEKKNCYSLSFSTNPDSNLLWSNYSKNDGYCIKLDLNKLTASFKKAGLNVIVSQVNYDITQQKRLLESVLISMFYTIRTLNGKSVDFNEILAKSPSDNKTEAPAADLEVILDEAIAEILQKNASAVDLEEIFKKTAVKISKEKVSATGFAEIYKELSERTYATILLGSLELVNYISIFFKDVCFAQEEEFRLAIRNIETYQCRVSNGTFIPYIESKFDKKAVLGVSIGPKNNMDINLEGLRKFLKLVDIDISSDEIKKSSIPYRF; translated from the coding sequence TTGACGGTTGAGTATGAATTTCTTGAACAAATTTTTGGACCATTTATATCTAGTAAAAAGAAACCAAGAGAAATATATCATTATACAGATATTCATGGTTTTAAGGGGATTCTTGAAAATAAGGCTTTTTGGATTTCTCATATTGACTTCTTAAATGATATGAATGAAATAAAATATACTTTAGGGTTAAGCAGAGAAATAATGTTTTCCTTTTGTGAAAAATATGGATTAAGTGAAAGTGAAACAGAATCAATCATGAGGGATTATGACATGTTAATTACTTTGTATTTTGAACAGGAAAAAAAGAATTGTTATTCACTTTCCTTTAGCACCAACCCAGATTCAAATTTACTATGGTCAAATTATTCAAAAAATGATGGCTATTGTATTAAGCTTGATTTAAACAAGTTAACTGCCAGCTTTAAAAAGGCTGGATTGAATGTGATTGTTTCACAAGTAAATTACGATATTACTCAGCAAAAAAGGCTATTAGAATCCGTATTAATTAGTATGTTTTATACCATAAGAACTCTTAATGGAAAATCAGTTGATTTCAATGAAATTTTAGCTAAATCGCCATCAGATAATAAAACAGAAGCTCCAGCAGCTGATTTAGAAGTGATTTTGGACGAGGCAATAGCAGAGATATTACAAAAGAACGCTTCAGCAGTTGATTTAGAAGAAATTTTTAAAAAAACTGCCGTAAAGATCTCAAAAGAAAAGGTTTCAGCAACTGGCTTTGCTGAAATTTATAAAGAGCTCTCAGAAAGAACTTATGCAACAATTTTGCTTGGCAGTTTAGAGTTAGTAAATTATATCTCTATATTTTTTAAAGATGTTTGCTTTGCACAGGAAGAAGAGTTTAGGTTAGCTATCAGAAATATAGAAACCTATCAATGTAGAGTATCGAATGGGACTTTTATTCCTTATATAGAATCGAAATTTGATAAAAAAGCTGTTTTAGGTGTAAGTATTGGACCAAAAAACAATATGGATATTAATTTGGAAGGGCTTCGCAAATTTCTCAAATTAGTGGATATTGATATTTCATCTGATGAGATTAAAAAATCAAGTATACCATATCGATTTTAG
- a CDS encoding phage replisome organizer N-terminal domain-containing protein, whose protein sequence is MGEVKWVKLSTQMFDDEKIKLIEQMPESDTLLIIWVKLLAQAGKTNASGFIYLSENVPYTDEMLAHIFGRPLGIVRMALDTFRKFGMIEINEQNYISICNWEKHQNLDALEKIREQNRLRKQKQRKKQSLPQPKNDMSRDVTINVTPSHATDIDKELDKDKELKDILSGNPTDNPKTQESEIPFKLIVDLLNKVTGKSFRHSSAATQRLIKARWNDGFRFEDFKTVILTKTNQWLKDDKMNKYLQPTTLFGTKFEGYLNEGAGVIKRAEHQISGSGTLKRKNDLPF, encoded by the coding sequence ATGGGGGAAGTCAAATGGGTGAAACTAAGCACCCAGATGTTCGATGATGAAAAAATCAAACTCATTGAACAAATGCCTGAATCTGACACTCTGTTGATTATATGGGTTAAGTTACTTGCTCAAGCAGGAAAAACTAACGCATCTGGTTTTATTTATCTAAGCGAAAACGTGCCTTACACAGACGAAATGCTAGCGCATATCTTTGGAAGACCATTAGGAATTGTTCGTATGGCTTTAGACACATTCAGGAAATTTGGCATGATAGAAATCAATGAACAGAATTATATCAGTATATGTAATTGGGAGAAGCATCAGAATTTGGATGCTCTCGAAAAGATCAGGGAGCAGAACCGATTGAGAAAGCAAAAGCAACGCAAAAAACAGAGCCTTCCACAACCAAAAAATGACATGTCACGTGACGTCACGATCAACGTCACACCAAGTCACGCAACAGATATAGATAAAGAATTAGATAAAGATAAAGAATTAAAAGATATATTGTCGGGCAACCCGACTGATAATCCTAAAACTCAAGAATCTGAAATTCCATTCAAACTGATTGTTGATCTTTTGAACAAAGTAACAGGAAAGTCATTCAGACATTCATCTGCAGCTACACAAAGATTAATTAAAGCCCGCTGGAATGACGGGTTCAGATTTGAAGACTTTAAAACAGTGATCCTGACAAAAACTAATCAATGGCTTAAAGACGACAAAATGAATAAATACCTGCAGCCAACGACATTGTTTGGAACAAAGTTTGAAGGATATCTGAATGAAGGTGCGGGGGTGATAAAACGTGCAGAGCATCAAATCAGTGGCAGCGGGACCCTTAAACGCAAGAATGACCTTCCATTCTGA
- a CDS encoding helix-turn-helix domain-containing protein, which produces MENRKIGYAVKRLRLKKKKTVEDAAKEIGISQSYLSRIENNTQTPSVKVINQIADYFDVHSSYLFFDEESINSFTENENELLSNKHININDLEKLNLVHDNGSEITKEEIKYVIDRLKELRNLRENYLKDKD; this is translated from the coding sequence ATGGAGAACAGAAAAATAGGTTATGCAGTGAAACGTCTAAGATTAAAAAAGAAAAAAACTGTAGAAGATGCTGCTAAAGAAATAGGCATATCTCAAAGTTATTTATCTAGAATCGAAAATAATACACAAACGCCATCTGTTAAGGTTATAAATCAAATAGCTGATTATTTTGATGTACATAGTTCTTATTTATTTTTTGATGAAGAAAGCATAAATAGTTTTACTGAAAATGAGAACGAATTACTTTCAAATAAACATATAAATATTAATGATCTTGAAAAACTGAACCTTGTACATGATAACGGTTCTGAAATCACAAAAGAAGAAATTAAATATGTAATAGATCGTCTTAAGGAACTAAGAAATTTAAGAGAGAATTATTTAAAAGACAAAGACTGA
- a CDS encoding ATP-binding protein, which yields MQSIKSVAAGPLNARMTFHSDFCEKHTYTRGNKDVVKPVRMMILNGKVVCPRCELEADEKKLQRDLESQIEFSQRTKNFNTLEKRSIFRDRTIANATFDNYKVAEPEESANKRRMMEMVGYLKQGEVFNIFLQGHPGVGKSHLAYAALKALNVPPDPDNPEDMGKSCLFVNLADAAFAIQDSFHNKESKFTQGYVTGLIGDVDYLVIDDVGAETGSEHSKSEATNFIHKILYAVTSARQDKATIYTSNLTGDKLKQMYDTKLVSRMTKRSKYILFKETFDKRDEELPF from the coding sequence GTGCAGAGCATCAAATCAGTGGCAGCGGGACCCTTAAACGCAAGAATGACCTTCCATTCTGATTTTTGTGAGAAACACACATACACCAGAGGTAACAAGGATGTCGTAAAGCCTGTTCGTATGATGATCCTCAATGGCAAGGTTGTCTGTCCAAGGTGTGAACTGGAGGCAGATGAAAAGAAGCTTCAAAGAGACTTAGAGAGTCAGATAGAGTTCAGCCAGCGAACAAAGAATTTCAACACACTTGAAAAGCGAAGCATCTTCCGAGACAGGACCATTGCGAATGCGACGTTTGATAATTACAAAGTGGCCGAGCCTGAGGAATCAGCAAATAAGCGCCGCATGATGGAAATGGTTGGTTATTTAAAACAAGGGGAAGTATTCAACATTTTTCTTCAAGGTCATCCAGGTGTAGGGAAAAGTCACCTAGCTTATGCAGCACTTAAAGCACTCAATGTACCGCCTGACCCTGACAACCCCGAGGATATGGGGAAATCATGCTTGTTTGTAAACCTTGCTGATGCTGCTTTTGCAATTCAAGATTCTTTCCACAACAAAGAAAGTAAATTCACACAAGGTTATGTAACAGGGCTTATAGGTGATGTGGATTATCTTGTGATTGATGACGTAGGGGCTGAAACAGGATCTGAACACTCAAAGAGTGAGGCCACCAACTTTATACACAAGATACTTTATGCAGTCACATCAGCTAGACAGGATAAAGCAACGATTTACACATCCAATTTAACTGGAGACAAATTAAAACAAATGTACGACACAAAACTTGTATCACGAATGACAAAAAGGTCTAAATACATTTTGTTTAAAGAAACCTTTGATAAGCGTGACGAAGAATTGCCCTTTTAG
- a CDS encoding DUF6906 family protein, translated as MKKGGRKPTRAERKILVVNGLNPLYWLVEKNLATSVHVVHKEVGRRKEIAK; from the coding sequence ATGAAAAAAGGCGGCAGAAAGCCCACGAGAGCCGAAAGAAAGATTTTAGTGGTAAATGGGTTAAACCCACTTTATTGGCTCGTAGAAAAGAATCTAGCGACATCTGTGCACGTTGTACACAAAGAGGTCGGTCGCAGAAAGGAAATTGCGAAATGA
- a CDS encoding type II toxin-antitoxin system PemK/MazF family toxin produces the protein MTSRDWKWTVSVLIGLIVLLLTYNLWGKQDSIIDVISIGSGITSIVLAILAIIMSLFEGFKTHFREEKLDANISKLEKNLISMENIIVEGNNSTHNKIEDMVKMYKDFEESPASKAIYNEQLKDEEKQDVNNKSEERKGGTTSIKQAKKKVRNKVFEPEIRQGGIYQMDSRVSDDGNSYYLVISNDTSNKYSRSVGVVKLTNQIKESSLPTHVLIEKSILKTEMDYFAACEIIRTISRRRLVNKVADLDKFKMKQIMIALKVYLGFFKTS, from the coding sequence ATGACAAGTAGAGATTGGAAATGGACAGTAAGTGTCTTGATAGGTTTAATAGTCTTATTATTAACCTATAATTTATGGGGTAAACAAGACTCCATTATAGATGTTATTTCTATAGGAAGCGGCATAACATCAATTGTATTAGCAATTCTAGCAATTATTATGTCTTTGTTCGAAGGCTTTAAAACTCACTTTAGAGAAGAGAAGTTAGATGCGAATATTAGTAAATTAGAAAAAAATCTTATAAGTATGGAAAATATCATAGTGGAAGGAAATAATTCTACACATAACAAAATAGAGGACATGGTTAAAATGTATAAGGATTTTGAGGAAAGTCCTGCTTCGAAAGCAATTTACAATGAGCAATTAAAAGATGAAGAGAAACAAGATGTTAATAATAAGAGTGAAGAAAGGAAAGGAGGTACAACTTCAATCAAACAAGCAAAGAAGAAAGTTAGAAATAAAGTATTTGAGCCTGAAATTAGACAAGGCGGTATTTACCAAATGGACTCTAGAGTTAGTGACGATGGAAACTCGTACTATTTGGTAATTAGCAATGATACCTCAAATAAATATTCTCGTTCAGTAGGGGTAGTAAAGTTAACAAATCAAATTAAAGAGAGTTCATTGCCAACTCATGTTCTTATAGAAAAGTCGATATTAAAGACGGAAATGGACTATTTTGCTGCATGTGAAATTATTCGCACAATCTCCAGAAGGAGGTTGGTAAATAAAGTTGCCGATTTAGACAAATTTAAAATGAAACAAATAATGATTGCTTTGAAAGTTTATTTAGGTTTTTTTAAAACTTCGTGA
- a CDS encoding DNA cytosine methyltransferase, which produces MKSIELFAGIGGIALAAEWAGIETVAFCEREPYCQKLLNQNFPNVPVFDDVRTLNRQLLEDKGVIEPNGTIDIISGGFPCQPYSSAGKRRGTEDDRDLWPEMFRIIKELRPTWVVGENVANFANMELDRTLLDLESTGYKVQSFIIPACAVDAKHRRDRTFVVSYSDSFVRMEHKRQSEKIQQSKQQELQRKESCDSIVSEPSHSYNETLADSESKRCGEEGEHKSIRQEKWTSCSCTTFSDKENQGDVRRHWVISDNDRSSGTRSYHRRGTETDDVGQRWPAEPDVGRVAHGVPNRVDRIKGLGNAVVPQQIYPIFKAIVDISNRA; this is translated from the coding sequence ATGAAAAGTATAGAGTTATTCGCAGGAATCGGAGGAATTGCACTTGCTGCAGAATGGGCGGGCATTGAAACTGTCGCCTTCTGTGAGCGTGAACCCTACTGTCAAAAACTGCTGAATCAAAACTTCCCTAACGTTCCTGTCTTTGATGATGTACGCACCTTGAATAGACAACTTTTAGAAGACAAAGGAGTGATTGAACCTAATGGAACAATTGACATTATTTCAGGAGGATTCCCTTGCCAGCCTTACAGTAGTGCCGGGAAGCGAAGAGGCACGGAAGATGACCGAGACCTCTGGCCAGAAATGTTTAGGATCATCAAAGAACTCAGACCCACTTGGGTTGTTGGTGAAAACGTTGCTAACTTCGCAAACATGGAACTCGACCGCACGCTACTTGACTTGGAAAGTACGGGTTACAAAGTCCAATCGTTTATTATACCGGCTTGTGCCGTCGACGCCAAACATCGAAGAGATCGAACTTTCGTTGTTTCCTACTCCGACAGCTTCGTACGCATGGAACACAAGAGACAGTCGGAAAAGATTCAACAATCCAAACAGCAAGAGTTACAACGAAAAGAAAGCTGTGATTCCATCGTGTCAGAACCTTCACACAGCTATAACGAAACTCTGGCCGACTCCGAGAGCAAACGATGCGGAGAAGAGGGGGAACATAAATCCATACGACAAGAGAAATGGACTTCCTGCAGCTGTACAACTTTTTCCGACAAAGAGAACCAAGGGGATGTGCGGCGGCACTGGGTCATTTCAGACAATGATCGATCTTCAGGAACAAGGAGTTATCACCGAAGAGGAACGGAAACAGATGACGTCGGTCAACGGTGGCCAGCTGAACCCGACGTGGGTCGAGTGGCTCATGGGGTTCCCAATCGGGTGGACAGAATTAAAGGATTAGGAAACGCCGTTGTACCACAACAAATTTACCCAATCTTTAAAGCGATTGTTGATATATCAAATAGAGCCTAG
- a CDS encoding XtrA/YqaO family protein: MNEPQTISLAKNELFTTSVEQGKVQVVVLDGINNTAYCIDAPEHGHTIIETFKGSFDRVRFDFSHKIKK, translated from the coding sequence GTGAACGAACCGCAGACGATTTCATTAGCAAAAAATGAACTTTTTACAACCTCAGTCGAACAAGGAAAAGTCCAAGTGGTCGTGCTGGACGGTATCAACAATACAGCCTATTGCATCGATGCGCCAGAGCATGGTCACACGATTATCGAGACATTTAAAGGCAGTTTTGACCGAGTTAGATTTGATTTCAGCCATAAAATTAAAAAATAG
- a CDS encoding BH0509 family protein → MTSDDRALMIEWLSLNNVGREYCEKLSDEELERIFNLNVPQRDE, encoded by the coding sequence ATGACCAGTGATGATAGAGCGTTAATGATCGAGTGGTTGAGTCTCAACAACGTTGGTCGCGAATATTGCGAAAAACTATCAGACGAAGAACTCGAAAGAATCTTTAATCTCAACGTGCCGCAGCGTGACGAATAA
- a CDS encoding site-specific integrase, with amino-acid sequence MNFVQPIRDLDQIHYIKKYLGERNKRNLLLFVAGINLGLRISDLLQLRVKDVKKQYVSLREKKTGKEKRIKINKTLRKALDQYIKDRDDQEYIFRSREGLNKPISRSSAYIILREAAEYVGLDSIGTHTLRKTFGYWHYKKFKDVALLQEMFNHSSPDITLRYIGITQDTMDKTMDNFGI; translated from the coding sequence ATGAATTTTGTTCAGCCGATTAGGGACCTTGATCAGATCCATTATATAAAGAAATATCTTGGAGAGCGGAACAAAAGAAACTTGCTGCTTTTTGTGGCCGGAATCAATTTGGGCTTGAGAATATCTGATCTTCTTCAATTACGTGTTAAAGACGTTAAGAAACAATATGTGTCTTTAAGGGAGAAGAAGACAGGCAAAGAAAAAAGAATCAAGATAAACAAGACACTTCGGAAAGCACTAGATCAATATATTAAAGATCGTGATGATCAAGAGTATATATTTAGAAGCAGGGAGGGGCTAAACAAGCCAATTAGTCGTAGTAGTGCATATATCATTTTGAGAGAGGCAGCTGAGTATGTTGGCCTTGATAGTATAGGCACACATACACTAAGGAAGACATTCGGTTACTGGCATTATAAGAAATTCAAGGATGTTGCTCTATTGCAAGAAATGTTCAATCACTCAAGTCCGGATATTACATTGAGATATATCGGAATCACCCAGGATACAATGGACAAAACGATGGATAATTTTGGGATATGA
- a CDS encoding HNH endonuclease — protein sequence MPPKPLRECKVRGCRELTRDGYCPTHADGKQQEAKYYNKHVRDKQSTSFYKSREWKQTRQLVLMRDNYLCQSCLKQDRVVPAVMVHHIVELKQDWNSRLDLNNLESMCNSCHNKVHGKRGS from the coding sequence ATGCCACCTAAACCATTGAGGGAGTGTAAGGTGCGAGGGTGCAGAGAGTTAACAAGGGATGGTTATTGTCCTACTCATGCTGATGGTAAGCAGCAGGAAGCGAAGTATTACAACAAACATGTTCGAGATAAACAATCAACAAGTTTTTATAAATCAAGAGAATGGAAACAGACAAGACAACTTGTTCTAATGCGGGACAATTACCTTTGTCAAAGCTGTTTAAAACAAGATCGTGTCGTCCCTGCTGTCATGGTTCATCACATAGTGGAGCTTAAACAGGATTGGAACAGTCGATTAGATTTAAATAATCTCGAAAGTATGTGTAATAGCTGTCACAACAAGGTTCATGGCAAGCGAGGGTCATAG
- a CDS encoding terminase large subunit has product MIDYSNDVLQGEIVACQKHIWACQRFLNDVEREGTEEFPYVFDEEKARRFLFWMTQFKHTKGPLAGENIDPDPIQIFIFGNVYGWVHKDTDTRRFTTVYWQVGRKNAKTQSLATVGSYEAMALGESMSEVYIGATKKEQAKICWKEINAQIEGSDLLNKPSKKYKVAYGTIEHIKTKSIITPLAKDAGKTGDGFNPQCGIIDEYHAHPTSEIYDVIESGMGARSQPLMVIITTAGPELNNPAYRVEYNFASRLLDPNMVEKNDHYFAMINELDADDDIKDESKWEKANPILAKHEFGINYLRRRLEMALNVPEKMRDFLTKNMDIWVNMRSNGYMDMQAWSDCGLSEGLPDLKGKECYAGIDLSKRIDLTAASFEFPLENGMYYVTAHGFMPEDTFHERMKTDKVPYDLWVKKGWLTLTDGAVVDYDYIRAYIKRMEIEKGWKIKEIGYDPYNATQFAQQMEADGYVMIEIRQGVQTLSEPTKDLREKAKSRKLIHDNNDLLTWAMGNAVTKIDAQENIMLDKSKSSQRIDPAAALINAHVRASQNDDHLDLNEYILSGGFSF; this is encoded by the coding sequence ATGATTGATTACTCAAATGATGTTCTACAAGGGGAAATTGTAGCTTGCCAAAAACACATTTGGGCTTGTCAACGTTTTTTGAATGATGTTGAACGAGAAGGAACAGAAGAGTTTCCGTATGTATTCGATGAAGAAAAAGCACGCAGATTTCTTTTTTGGATGACTCAATTTAAACATACCAAAGGGCCATTAGCAGGCGAGAATATTGATCCTGATCCTATTCAGATTTTTATTTTTGGCAATGTCTATGGATGGGTCCACAAAGATACTGACACTCGTCGTTTTACAACTGTATATTGGCAAGTTGGCCGTAAAAATGCAAAGACTCAAAGTTTAGCAACTGTTGGATCTTATGAAGCAATGGCGCTTGGAGAAAGTATGTCGGAAGTGTATATAGGTGCCACCAAAAAAGAGCAGGCCAAGATTTGCTGGAAAGAAATAAATGCTCAAATTGAGGGTAGCGATCTTCTCAATAAACCATCAAAAAAATATAAGGTAGCATATGGGACAATTGAACATATTAAAACAAAATCAATTATCACACCACTTGCAAAAGATGCCGGGAAAACAGGAGATGGATTTAATCCCCAATGTGGAATTATTGATGAATATCATGCTCACCCAACATCAGAAATATATGATGTTATTGAATCGGGTATGGGAGCAAGATCACAACCTTTAATGGTAATTATCACAACTGCTGGACCTGAATTGAATAATCCTGCTTACCGTGTCGAGTACAATTTTGCTTCTCGTCTTTTAGATCCAAATATGGTAGAGAAAAATGACCATTACTTTGCAATGATTAATGAGTTAGATGCAGATGATGATATTAAAGACGAGAGTAAATGGGAAAAAGCGAATCCGATACTTGCAAAACACGAGTTTGGCATAAATTATTTAAGACGGCGTTTGGAAATGGCTTTGAATGTACCGGAAAAAATGCGTGATTTCCTCACCAAAAATATGGATATTTGGGTGAACATGCGATCAAACGGATATATGGATATGCAAGCATGGTCTGATTGCGGGTTGAGTGAGGGTCTACCAGATTTAAAAGGTAAGGAATGTTATGCAGGGATTGACCTATCAAAACGTATTGATTTAACAGCCGCCAGTTTTGAATTTCCACTCGAAAATGGGATGTATTATGTTACAGCGCATGGCTTTATGCCAGAAGATACGTTTCATGAAAGGATGAAAACTGACAAGGTACCGTATGATTTGTGGGTCAAAAAAGGTTGGCTAACTCTTACTGATGGTGCTGTCGTTGACTATGACTATATTCGTGCGTACATCAAAAGAATGGAAATAGAAAAAGGGTGGAAAATCAAAGAGATTGGATATGATCCATATAACGCAACGCAATTTGCGCAACAAATGGAAGCTGATGGATATGTCATGATCGAGATTAGGCAAGGGGTGCAAACCTTATCTGAGCCGACCAAAGATTTACGTGAGAAAGCTAAATCGCGAAAATTAATCCATGACAACAATGATCTATTAACGTGGGCGATGGGGAATGCCGTCACGAAGATTGACGCGCAGGAGAATATCATGCTTGATAAATCAAAATCGTCACAACGTATTGATCCAGCAGCTGCACTTATAAACGCTCATGTGAGAGCTAGTCAAAATGATGATCATTTAGATTTGAATGAGTATATTTTGTCAGGGGGCTTTTCATTCTAA
- a CDS encoding ArpU family phage packaging/lysis transcriptional regulator, whose translation MNQTLLDIPQIDEEKTRFKMEKMMEKYKILRLQTPEDFLPKITTTYTITPPSFSNQFHSSTEDAALKKMDWEIKRDQFMKRIQRAINRLTQKERRILVMLYMQDEEMFDYEIYGEMGLSQRNYYRVKNKAYYRLAFALREEVYKQGDKS comes from the coding sequence TTGAATCAAACACTTTTAGACATTCCGCAGATCGACGAAGAAAAAACAAGATTCAAAATGGAAAAAATGATGGAAAAATATAAAATACTTAGGTTGCAAACGCCGGAAGACTTTCTTCCAAAGATCACAACAACATATACCATAACGCCGCCGAGTTTCTCCAATCAGTTTCATTCATCGACCGAGGATGCAGCCCTTAAAAAAATGGACTGGGAAATCAAGCGTGATCAATTCATGAAACGGATTCAGCGTGCAATCAATCGTCTTACGCAAAAAGAGCGCCGCATTCTAGTTATGCTCTATATGCAAGATGAAGAAATGTTTGATTACGAAATTTACGGGGAGATGGGTCTCAGTCAAAGGAATTATTATCGTGTTAAAAATAAAGCGTATTATAGACTGGCCTTTGCTTTGAGAGAAGAAGTGTACAAGCAGGGGGATAAATCATGA
- a CDS encoding phage terminase small subunit P27 family: MPRPAKSATLQLIQGNPNKKNTNELEMRAEQEQKMKMRSNNIKPPSWLDKVAKKEFKRIAELLKEVDIITEADISMLAAYCNAYSQYISITKVIEEDGLMVHKDGFDEDGNPIELIGEEHPLLKRQKNFFDQMKSAANDFGLTPSARAKLAITKTQEIREKTAAEKEFDNV; the protein is encoded by the coding sequence ATGCCGAGACCTGCAAAATCCGCAACGCTTCAATTGATACAAGGTAACCCAAACAAGAAAAATACTAACGAATTGGAAATGCGTGCTGAGCAAGAACAGAAAATGAAAATGCGATCAAACAATATCAAACCTCCATCCTGGTTAGATAAGGTTGCAAAAAAGGAATTTAAACGGATTGCCGAGCTATTAAAGGAAGTGGACATTATAACGGAGGCAGACATCAGCATGTTGGCCGCCTATTGTAATGCCTATTCTCAATATATTTCTATTACCAAGGTGATAGAGGAAGATGGACTCATGGTTCATAAAGATGGATTTGATGAGGACGGAAATCCAATTGAATTGATTGGAGAAGAACACCCATTATTGAAAAGACAAAAGAACTTCTTTGATCAAATGAAGTCAGCTGCAAATGATTTTGGTCTTACTCCATCAGCCCGCGCAAAACTAGCGATCACCAAAACGCAGGAGATTCGGGAAAAGACGGCTGCTGAGAAGGAGTTTGATAACGTGTGA
- a CDS encoding helix-turn-helix domain-containing protein has protein sequence MIDLNELARMLKQKRKESGLSQEDFAEKLGFTGSYISRLENGKVSPTFKSLVQISEHVGIKAKLFFG, from the coding sequence GTGATTGATTTAAATGAACTAGCTAGAATGTTGAAACAGAAGAGGAAAGAAAGTGGTCTTTCTCAAGAAGATTTCGCTGAAAAATTGGGCTTTACAGGGTCCTATATTTCAAGGCTTGAAAATGGAAAAGTTTCACCCACTTTTAAAAGTTTAGTGCAAATTTCAGAACATGTTGGCATAAAAGCCAAACTTTTTTTTGGATAG